The following is a genomic window from Mauremys mutica isolate MM-2020 ecotype Southern chromosome 4, ASM2049712v1, whole genome shotgun sequence.
TCTTTCGCTTTGTTGGTGCTCCTCCATCCTGCCCTGCAAACATGCTGGTGCCCGTTGCCCCTGCCCTGTATTAGCTCCCCCACCCGCCCTTGCTGTTCTGGTCCTCTCGCCTCCCTGCCTCTTGGTTTTCATTGTCCCTTGAAAGTCTCTCCACTTCCTGCCACGCCCTCAGTGATTTCTGTGCCTGGGTGGAAGGGGCCTGTGGTCCTGCCTCTGAGGGTAGAAGGCACCACTGTGATTATGTATCCCGACCCCCTCTgaataacccaggccagagaacttccctggaTTAACTCCTGTTTGAGCCAGAGCAGATCTGTTCCAAAAACAGCCCATTGAAAACTACCTAGAGATACCTGGTAAGGGGCTCTTGTTTATTCTCCCAGAGCACGATGGCCCCCAAAGCGAGGAAGAGGAAGGCAAAGGAGCCTGAGGCAAAGGCTGTGAACTCTGAGGACCTGAAGGCGAATGGCGGTGCCGATACGCTGCCAAAGAGGTCACGGGTTGAGGGATGTCAGGGCCCGGGACCACGTGTGGTTATTGAGCATTGGTGAGTACTGGCCAGTGCAAGAGAGTGGGTGTTTTTTAAGCCCCAGCAGGCTCATGTCCTTGTGGAAGGCACCAGGAATGCTCAGGTGGTGGATGGGTGCCAatagctggcaggagggggcctgTCTGTGGAGAGGAAGGGGAGGATTACCTTGGGGGGAATCAGTCTGACACACTtccagagggggagcaggcacTGGATGGGGGGATGTGGTCATGGATCAGGCAGGGCTCTGCTGGGAGTGTGGCACTGCTCGACGTGGGGCTGGTTTGTTCAGCTAACGCCTCTGCAGGAGGCCTGGTAGCAggatccccagccctgctgacccCCATCACCCCCCGCAGTAAGAGCTGACGAGTCTACGGGCGCAACGCCGATGCCGTGAGCCAGGCGCTGCGCCGCACCGTCGCCAACGTGGTGGTGGAGATCAACCCTGAGACACCACGCAGGAACAGCTTTGAGGTGTCCCTGGTGAAGGAGGATGGAAGTAGTAAGTGCTGGCGTTTCTGTAGCGCAGTGCTCAGTCAGGGTGCAatgattgggggaggcagggcagtgccaggGAAAAGTGCCTGGGTGACTGCACACTGGGGTAGGGATGCTCACACTCTGCTTCGTGAGATTGTCCAATTTGGGACAGGCTGACATGGTGAGCTCCTCATGCAGAGTGAGCTCCTTCATGATTAGGTTCCTAAATGCATATGTtgcatcccttcctcccaccctgttCAGAGCTCTGGGGGGCAGATATTGTGCCTCACTAGGGGCCTGTGCCATGCAGGCCCAATTCTAGTTGTGGTGGGGagagtctgtgcagcacctggtatATTGGGGGGGCCCTGAACTTGGTCAGTGGGGATCTATGCAGCACCTGGTATATTGGGGGGGCCCTGAACTCACTtcggggtgtgtctgtgcagcacttgGCACAGTTGGGGCCCCTGATCTCGCTCAGTGGGGGGTCTCTAGGGTCTCCTGCAATACAAACCAATGGGTAGCATCCCACACATAACCACCCCTGCCTTGTTGTTGGGGTTTCAGCGGTGGAGCTATGGAGCGGCATTAAGAAAGGGCCACCTCGCAAGCTCAAGTTCCCTGAGCCACAGAAGGTGGCGGACGTGCTGAAGAGCAGCCTGGTCTAAAGCAGAGCTGCACAGAGGTGAGTTATTCCTGCTCCAAGACTGGCCCAGCAGAAGGGCTGGCTGCTGTAAatcagagggaggaggggagaagtgaCTGTAACTAGTATGGTTGAgatttgtgtgtctgtctgactCCAGCACAAACCCCCTCAGCTTGCGCTTTAATTGCCAGCACCACCTGGGCTCCacaagcaggggtgagctgcagacggttcgcaacggttcgcgtgaaccgtttgctaaaattagacgccggacagcgaaccgcttgctaaagttctctgtccggcgtctaattaattctgcctccacctcctgccatgaagctcctccttgcttctcctcccccagggcttcccgcgaatcagctgttcgcgcgggaagcctgggagggctgagaagcaggcaggcttccccggcccaggaagacgaccctaaggtaggaaactgggggcggggggggggggggcgtgtgccccggccggtccctggcagcgacccgtccccgcctccccggccgcgaccctgcccggccccgcgtccccgactccccccgaaccccccccccccgccctgccgtacccccacctaccgtccccgggtccccgcccgaccctcccggcccggccccccccccgcgttcccggccccgcgttcccgggcccgcccccccccccccgtggcggGGCCCCCCCCGGGTTGGGGGccccgccgggccccccccccccccccggggtcccggccctgcccggccgccccccccccccccccccccgcgttcccggccctcccggccgccgcccccccccccccccccgcgttcccggccctgcctggccgcccccccccccccccccgcgttccggccctgcctggccgcccccccccccccgctgcgttcgcggccctgcctggccgccccccccccccgccgcgttcgcggccctgcctggccgccccccgcgttcccggccctgcctgccctgcccgggccccccccccgcggtcgcggcccggcccggcccccccccccccgcgttcccggccctgccgtgcccccacctaccgggatgcacggctctggacacggccccccacc
Proteins encoded in this region:
- the SELENOH gene encoding selenoprotein H, which codes for MAPKARKRKAKEPEAKAVNSEDLKANGGADTLPKRSRVEGCQGPGPRVVIEHCKSURVYGRNADAVSQALRRTVANVVVEINPETPRRNSFEVSLVKEDGSTVELWSGIKKGPPRKLKFPEPQKVADVLKSSLV